The proteins below are encoded in one region of Triticum aestivum cultivar Chinese Spring chromosome 1B, IWGSC CS RefSeq v2.1, whole genome shotgun sequence:
- the LOC123132558 gene encoding alpha-1,3-arabinosyltransferase XAT3: MMKAGERPNSKLLRGGGRQESRRFRMLAIVVGFFIVSLTFVLVSKPDAILFGLNGKLPADQAPASILIQQKVNTPAQKTSTDAIIGGDPKVVDDETYVKPKEIRGGEEEDHRVLSEPDPASGMAEPAANKDGDARKSSDETLGGERKDEAEEERDEEKHAKVTLPTVSNYTIHDAEDAENAKQEGLSLSNVQQEQQQQQGSKPLCDFSNFRANVCEMRGDVRVHPKATSVLFMEPEGSQRDEVWKIKPYPRKGDEFCLSHITELTVKSSKVAAECTRYHDVPVVIFSLTGYTGNLFHDFTDVIVPLFTTASQFDGEVQFLITDMALWWTIKYHTLLQKLSKYPLIDFSKDDQVHCFKHAIVGTHAYMEFTIDATKSPNGVTMVDFNRFMRSAYSLPKAAAAALGESPRVKPRLLIIKRHRTRMFLNLEEIIGMAEELGFEVVIDEANVSSDINGFAKLVNSVDVMMGVHGAGLTNCVFLPQNATLIQIVPFGGLDWISRTDFGNPSEMMGLRYKQYAITVDESSLTDHYPRDHKIFKDPISFHKRGFEFIRRTFMDKQNVRLDCKRFRPVLLEALDNLNQ, translated from the exons ATGATGAAGGCGGGGGAGCGGCCCAACTCGAAGCTGCTCCGCGGGGGCGGCCGGCAGGAGTCGCGGCGGTTCCGGATGCTGGCCATCGTTGTCGGATTCTTCATCGTCTCCCTCACCTTCGTCCTCGTCTCCAAGCCCGACGCCATCCTCTTCGGCC TGAACGGCAAGCTGCCGGCGGACCAGGCGCCGGCGTCCATACTGATCCAGCAGAAGGTCAACACGCCGGCCCAGAAGACCTCCACCGACGCCATCATCG gTGGAGACCCCAAAGTGGTCGACGATGAAACCTATGTAAAGCCAAAAG AGATCAGAGGCGGCGAGGAAGAGGACCATAGGGTGCTGAGCGAGCCCGACCCGGCCAGCGGGATGGCGGAGCCGGCCGCCAACAAGGACGGCGACGCCCGTAAATCCAGCGACGAGACGTTAG GTGGGGAGAGGaaagacgaggcggaggaggagcgggacgaggaGAAGCACGCCAAGGTCACGCTCCCGACCGTCTCCAATTACACCATTCATGACGCCGAGGACGCCGAGAATGCCAAGCAAGAAG GCTTGAGCTTGAGCAACGTccagcaggagcagcagcagcagcaggggagcAAGCCGCTGTGCGACTTCTCGAACTTCCGGGCGAACGTGTGCGAGATGCGCGGCGACGTGAGGGTGCACCCGAAGGCGACGTCGGTGCTGTTCATGGAGCCCGAGGGGTCGCAGAGGGACGAGGTGTGGAAGATCAAGCCCTACCCGCGGAAAGGCGACGAGTTCTGCCTCAGCCACATCACGGAGCTGACGGTGAAGTCGAGCAAGGTTGCCGCCGAGTGCACCCGGTACCACGACGTGCCTGTGGTGATCTTCTCGCTCACCGGCTACACGGGGAACCTATTTCACGACTTCACCGACGTGATCGTGCCGCTCTTCACCACGGCCAGCCAGTTCGACGGCGAGGTGCAGTTCCTCATCACGGACATGGCGCTCTGGTGGACCATCAAGTACCACACCCTGCTCCAGAAGCTGTCCAAGTACCCCCTTATCGACTTCAGCAAGGACGACCAGGTGCACTGCTTCAAGCACGCCATCGTCGGCACGCACGCCTACATGGAGTTCACCATCGACGCCACCAAGTCGCCGAACGGGGTCACCATGGTCGACTTCAACCGGTTCATGCGGTCGGCCTACTCGCTGCCCAAGGCCgccgcggcggcgctcggggagagCCCCAGGGTGAAGCCGAGGCTGCTCATCATCAAGCGGCACCGCACCAGGATGTTCCTTAACCTGGAGGAGATTATCGGCATGGCCGAGGAGCTCGGGTTCGAGGTGGTGATCGACGAGGCCAACGTGAGCTCCGACATCAACGGCTTCGCCAAGCTGGTGAACTCGGTGGACGTGATGATGGGCGTGCACGGCGCCGGGCTCACCAACTGCGTCTTCCTGCCGCAGAACGCCACGCTCATCCAGATCGTGCCCTTCGGCGGCCTCGACTGGATCTCCCGCACCGACTTCGGGAACCCGTCGGAGATGATGGGCCTCCGGTACAAGCAGTACGCCATTACCGTCGACGAGAGCAGCCTCACCGACCACTACCCGAGGGACCACAAGATCTTCAAGGACCCCATCTCCTTCCACAAGCGTGGGTTCGAGTTCATCAGGCGCACCTTCATGGACAAGCAGAACGTGAGGCTCGACTGCAAGAGGTTCAGACCTGTGCTGCTGGAGGCACTGGACAACCTCAACCAGTAA